The following are encoded in a window of Francisella tularensis subsp. tularensis genomic DNA:
- a CDS encoding anthranilate synthase component II: MVLYIDHYDSFSSTIVDYITYLGYQVSMLKTDEQIDNIDQYSHIIIGPGPGHPDELKNIYPIIEYCQQKKLPLLGICLGHQLIAQYYGAKIIKAKQIYHGKLSEIKQLQSSALYKDHPVKFAVTRYHSLIVNDIKEPLITLAATDNHEIMAFAHQNAKIFGVQYHPEAYLTEYGLATLKNFLSI; encoded by the coding sequence ATGGTTTTATATATCGATCATTATGATTCATTTAGTAGTACGATTGTCGATTATATAACTTATCTTGGCTATCAAGTGTCGATGCTAAAAACTGATGAGCAAATTGATAATATTGACCAATATTCTCATATCATTATTGGTCCAGGACCAGGTCACCCGGATGAGCTTAAAAATATCTATCCAATTATTGAATACTGTCAGCAAAAAAAATTACCTTTGTTAGGAATATGTTTAGGTCATCAGCTTATTGCTCAATATTATGGTGCAAAAATCATAAAAGCTAAACAAATATACCATGGCAAACTCTCCGAGATTAAACAGCTTCAATCATCAGCATTATATAAAGATCATCCAGTGAAATTTGCTGTAACACGTTATCATTCATTAATTGTTAATGATATTAAAGAGCCTTTGATTACTTTAGCTGCAACCGATAATCATGAAATTATGGCTTTTGCTCATCAAAATGCAAAGATTTTTGGGGTACAATATCATCCAGAAGCATATTTGACAGAATATGGCTTAGCAACATTGAAAAACTTCTTGAGTATTTGA
- the pabB gene encoding aminodeoxychorismate synthase component I, with protein MSNNQLPQFAILEDTLTDKQKYYFYNPIAEVIANSKETLELAFYQLEKLQQQRLYLVGYLSYEASYYLNNNLYDLRDPDDSKLLHFVAFSDYSNEIPDDLISDKNIDMMIDSLNFADYQKSFDKVQQALIDGESYQINLTKNILATTKLTSYELYNKLKQQQSVKYAAYLPFLNPDIISISPELFFKKDAENLVVNPMKGTARLTGNELKDLKIYQELALCDKNRAENLIIVDLLRNDLSAIAKTHTVKVDKLFSIEKYKNLLQMTSQISAKVDKQISFRKILDGLFPCGSITGAPKKRTMELIKQIEKGKRGVYTGSIGYIMPNNDMCFNVAIRTIQKYRDNLQIGVGGGITVYSDVQSEWQEMNTKINFIRQIYQPDFCLIESLYYCNQFRDLELHLERLEDSARQLFFDIDICKIRDQLYDYVEKLTDDKEYKIRIEYHYDKSIIIEHTQIDTTNQQAIKLIICPEKINSANKLFQHKTTHNSTRGFYTQMHQKYIQDKNCELIYLNEKDNITETRFHNIIIEKNDKFYTPKLEDGVLAGIARKSLIKQGKLQAKSLNLNDLKTADKIYLINSVRGLIPAYLGI; from the coding sequence ATGAGTAATAACCAATTACCACAATTTGCAATTCTTGAAGATACTCTAACTGATAAACAAAAATATTATTTTTATAATCCGATTGCAGAGGTTATAGCTAATAGTAAGGAGACACTTGAGTTAGCTTTTTATCAATTAGAAAAGCTTCAGCAGCAAAGGTTATATCTAGTTGGATATTTAAGCTATGAAGCCAGTTATTACCTTAATAACAATCTTTATGATTTACGTGATCCTGATGATAGTAAATTACTTCATTTTGTCGCTTTTAGTGATTACTCAAACGAAATCCCAGATGATTTAATTTCAGATAAAAACATAGATATGATGATAGATAGCCTTAATTTTGCAGACTATCAAAAAAGCTTTGACAAAGTTCAACAAGCACTTATCGATGGTGAAAGCTATCAGATTAATTTAACTAAAAATATCTTAGCTACTACAAAGCTTACTAGCTATGAGTTGTACAATAAGCTCAAACAACAACAATCAGTTAAATATGCTGCATATTTACCATTTTTAAACCCAGATATAATATCAATATCACCTGAACTTTTCTTTAAAAAAGATGCTGAAAATTTGGTTGTTAACCCAATGAAAGGTACAGCAAGGCTTACTGGCAATGAATTGAAAGATCTAAAGATATATCAAGAATTAGCCTTATGTGATAAAAATAGGGCAGAGAACTTAATAATTGTTGATCTTTTGCGTAATGATTTATCTGCTATTGCAAAAACTCATACTGTTAAGGTAGATAAACTTTTCTCAATAGAGAAATACAAAAATCTACTACAAATGACTTCGCAAATTTCAGCAAAAGTAGATAAACAAATATCTTTTAGGAAGATTCTAGATGGCTTATTTCCTTGTGGTTCGATTACAGGAGCTCCTAAAAAACGAACTATGGAACTAATCAAACAAATAGAAAAAGGTAAAAGGGGAGTTTATACCGGAAGCATTGGCTATATTATGCCAAATAATGATATGTGCTTTAATGTTGCTATTCGTACTATTCAAAAATATCGAGATAACTTACAAATTGGCGTAGGTGGCGGTATCACGGTATATTCGGATGTACAGTCAGAATGGCAAGAAATGAATACCAAGATAAACTTTATACGCCAAATTTATCAGCCAGATTTTTGCTTAATTGAGAGCCTTTATTACTGTAATCAATTTAGAGATTTAGAGCTACATTTAGAGAGGCTTGAGGACTCTGCTAGACAGTTATTTTTTGATATTGATATTTGCAAGATTAGAGATCAACTATATGACTATGTAGAGAAATTAACTGATGATAAAGAATATAAAATCCGTATAGAATATCATTATGATAAATCTATAATTATTGAGCATACTCAAATTGATACTACCAACCAACAAGCTATTAAGCTAATAATTTGTCCTGAGAAAATAAACTCAGCTAATAAATTATTTCAGCACAAAACTACTCATAACTCGACACGAGGCTTTTATACTCAAATGCATCAAAAGTATATTCAAGATAAAAATTGTGAACTTATTTATCTAAATGAAAAAGATAATATTACTGAAACTAGATTTCATAATATAATTATTGAGAAAAATGATAAATTCTACACGCCAAAATTAGAAGATGGTGTTTTAGCCGGTATCGCGAGAAAATCATTAATCAAACAAGGTAAACTGCAAGCAAAAAGCCTAAATTTAAATGATCTAAAAACCGCTGATAAAATATATCTTATCAATAGTGTTAGAGGTTTGATACCAGCGTATTTGGGGATTTAA
- a CDS encoding YbjQ family protein translates to MILTTADTLGKREIIEYKGLVTGIIVRTPTITQGILGGLKNIIGGKNTSYTNVCKEARLHAEQEMINQAKELGANAIVAIRYDSSSLGGNTSGTEVFCYGTAVVVR, encoded by the coding sequence ATGATATTAACTACAGCAGATACTCTTGGTAAAAGAGAAATTATAGAATACAAAGGTCTAGTTACAGGAATAATTGTAAGAACACCAACTATAACTCAAGGTATCTTGGGAGGCTTAAAAAATATAATAGGTGGTAAAAATACTTCCTATACCAATGTCTGTAAAGAAGCTAGATTGCATGCTGAACAAGAAATGATAAATCAAGCCAAAGAATTAGGTGCTAATGCTATAGTTGCTATTCGTTATGATTCAAGCAGTCTTGGAGGTAATACTAGTGGTACTGAAGTTTTTTGCTATGGTACTGCTGTCGTTGTAAGGTAA
- a CDS encoding EbhA protein, whose protein sequence is MIIFSVAIGFLFIFLNTSNAKEKNNSEPILEIVSFETAKNTTTEQVLQASDKVTQDLQGSNGFIKRTLTQNTNNPNQWVDIIEWQSIKDAHSSMDKAVADKDLQVFLKLMKNGSRVYQTKSEYLSIKSQTE, encoded by the coding sequence ATGATTATTTTTAGTGTTGCAATAGGTTTTTTATTTATATTTCTAAATACATCAAACGCAAAAGAGAAAAACAACTCAGAACCTATTTTAGAAATAGTCTCATTTGAAACTGCTAAAAATACTACTACTGAACAGGTATTGCAAGCATCAGATAAAGTAACACAAGATCTACAAGGATCAAATGGCTTTATAAAAAGAACTTTGACTCAAAATACAAATAATCCTAATCAATGGGTTGATATCATTGAGTGGCAATCAATCAAAGATGCCCACTCCTCTATGGATAAAGCTGTAGCAGATAAAGATTTACAAGTATTTCTTAAGTTGATGAAAAATGGCTCTCGAGTTTATCAAACAAAATCAGAATATTTAAGTATAAAATCTCAAACTGAATAA
- a CDS encoding nitrilase-related carbon-nitrogen hydrolase: MFKNIKSLILFCLLMSGCYAQTINVAAAQMIIKQQSFDEFASDIKRLAKQAKDQGAEIVVFPEDNSVNLIDDLPWNKQSIIKLSEYYSQTKSFIANLAKEYSMIVIGGTIAKNDNGKISNTVLIGLPDGQIIENDKIYLTPEERSIGYNKFGKNILVLDYKGTKMAILICYTSEFPNISLELAKIKPDIIIVPSYTNDLYGLNRVHNAVKMLSIQNFAYGVIVGMASGFDKQNTQGIDGVSQILFTSPQNKAFALNHLSRGNFNKEDVVVENLDITKLHQAHKNYDAFPNEDIKYNQNLTIKSVSI, from the coding sequence ATGTTTAAAAATATAAAATCTTTAATTTTATTTTGCTTACTTATGAGTGGTTGTTATGCTCAAACAATTAATGTCGCTGCTGCACAAATGATTATTAAACAACAATCATTTGATGAATTTGCTAGCGATATCAAAAGATTGGCTAAACAAGCTAAAGATCAAGGTGCTGAGATTGTTGTTTTTCCTGAAGATAATTCAGTTAATCTAATTGATGATTTACCATGGAATAAACAAAGTATTATAAAACTTAGTGAGTATTACAGTCAAACTAAAAGCTTCATAGCTAACTTAGCTAAAGAATACAGTATGATTGTTATAGGTGGAACTATTGCTAAAAATGATAACGGTAAAATCTCTAATACTGTTTTGATAGGATTACCTGATGGTCAAATAATAGAAAATGACAAAATTTATCTAACCCCAGAAGAAAGAAGTATTGGTTATAATAAGTTTGGTAAAAATATTCTAGTACTAGATTATAAAGGTACGAAGATGGCTATATTGATCTGCTATACTAGTGAGTTTCCAAATATTTCTTTAGAGCTTGCAAAAATAAAGCCTGATATCATTATAGTACCGTCATATACCAATGATTTATATGGTTTAAATAGAGTTCATAATGCTGTAAAAATGCTCTCAATTCAAAACTTTGCTTATGGAGTTATTGTGGGGATGGCTTCTGGCTTTGATAAGCAAAATACTCAAGGTATTGATGGTGTCAGTCAAATTCTTTTTACCTCACCACAAAATAAGGCTTTTGCATTAAATCATCTAAGTAGAGGAAACTTCAATAAAGAAGATGTAGTAGTTGAAAATCTTGATATAACAAAGTTACATCAAGCCCATAAAAACTATGATGCTTTTCCAAATGAGGATATTAAATATAACCAAAATTTAACCATTAAATCAGTAAGTATCTAA
- a CDS encoding DEAD/DEAH box helicase — protein sequence MKFSDLGLNSLICSALEKKGYTKPTPIQAQAIPIVLKGNDVMASAQTGTGKTAGFTLPIIQRLLDQPKAQANRIKTLILTPTRELAAQIQEQIQIYAANTHIRSAVIFGGVSINPQMMKLRKGVEILIATPGRLLDLYSQNAVKFDSLNTFVLDEADRMLDMGFINDLKKIHNLLPKKLQTLMFSATFSSEIKNLANEFLNNPQFVSADVVNTTVKKITQKIYTLDKSNKINALISLIKDQNLHQVLVFSRTKNGANKISEKLNNAGISSSAIHGNKSQTARTKALADFKSNDINVLVATDIAARGIDIAQLPCVINLDLSNVAEDYVHRIGRTGRAGQEGLAISLVSADEVESLSNIEHLIGHLLPREELEGFEATHNVPITSMSHKTKAKKIDEVKIIAAKRAKKNNNNKKPSNKNDFAKKIRQKIHQNKSVRKPKAKD from the coding sequence ATGAAATTCTCAGATTTAGGTTTAAATTCCTTAATATGTAGCGCTTTAGAAAAGAAGGGTTATACAAAACCAACTCCTATTCAAGCACAAGCGATACCAATAGTTCTAAAGGGTAATGATGTTATGGCATCAGCTCAAACAGGAACAGGAAAAACAGCAGGCTTTACATTACCAATTATCCAAAGACTTCTTGATCAACCCAAAGCTCAAGCAAATAGGATCAAAACATTAATCCTAACTCCTACAAGAGAGTTAGCAGCACAAATACAAGAACAAATTCAAATATATGCCGCAAATACACATATTCGTTCAGCAGTAATATTTGGTGGAGTGAGTATTAATCCTCAAATGATGAAATTACGTAAAGGTGTCGAGATTTTGATAGCTACTCCTGGAAGATTACTTGACTTATATAGTCAAAATGCTGTCAAGTTTGATAGTTTAAATACCTTTGTTTTAGATGAAGCAGACAGAATGTTAGATATGGGTTTCATTAATGATTTAAAAAAAATCCATAACCTTTTACCGAAAAAGTTACAAACACTAATGTTCTCAGCAACATTTTCATCAGAGATAAAAAATCTTGCTAATGAATTTCTAAATAATCCCCAGTTTGTATCAGCCGATGTTGTAAATACGACGGTCAAAAAGATTACTCAGAAAATTTATACATTAGATAAATCAAATAAAATTAATGCGCTAATCTCACTAATAAAAGATCAGAATCTACATCAAGTACTAGTTTTCTCGCGGACTAAAAATGGAGCAAATAAAATCTCGGAAAAGTTAAATAATGCTGGCATTAGTAGTAGTGCTATTCATGGTAATAAAAGTCAAACTGCTCGTACTAAAGCTTTAGCTGATTTTAAATCTAATGATATAAATGTCTTAGTTGCTACTGATATTGCAGCTCGTGGAATTGATATTGCCCAACTTCCTTGTGTGATAAATCTTGATTTATCAAATGTCGCTGAAGACTATGTCCATAGAATAGGTAGAACTGGCAGAGCAGGACAAGAGGGTTTAGCAATTTCTCTTGTAAGTGCTGATGAAGTCGAATCTTTATCAAACATTGAACATCTGATCGGGCATCTTTTACCACGAGAAGAACTAGAAGGCTTTGAGGCAACTCATAATGTACCTATAACAAGTATGTCACACAAAACCAAAGCTAAGAAAATCGATGAAGTTAAGATAATAGCTGCAAAAAGAGCAAAAAAGAACAATAACAACAAAAAACCTTCTAATAAGAATGATTTTGCTAAAAAAATTAGACAAAAAATACATCAAAATAAAAGTGTTAGAAAACCAAAGGCAAAAGATTAA
- a CDS encoding class I adenylate-forming enzyme family protein: MIQLDKFLANIKNYGKNNYIFFEDKRYDYVEILQISYSLARFLESYGYRKVYSNLKNSPLLVSLYIASWIADIDLFVPINPRLVDNELAAIVDGDSLFITDKISNLEVNKLYIENATCFFESLEYTQDYITHAKALTAHVSSGTTGFYQKYLHKIDQIIKYANDRIADLGLKQDDHLLVALSINHAFAFSYQILPALAIGLDITIIREFDAKLVARIINQNSVTALALLPIMYHFLLEQNINKNHNLRYLSVAGDVASISLVTAVKDKLGLPLLNGIGMTEVFGYGQNISANTVNKVKIFSDTEVKILKFENSNYGKIFIKNNMLPLNIETEWLETGDIGSFDHQSYELSFYGRYKDIIIKGGSNISPFELETAILKIPNIDNCIVTSKKDKIWGETVWAYLVASQQYSLEFINNQLRNYIAEYKKLDGIIYIDEIPITTTGKTNRKKIKEMINHE, encoded by the coding sequence ATGATTCAGCTCGATAAATTTTTGGCAAATATTAAAAATTATGGCAAAAATAACTATATCTTCTTTGAAGATAAAAGATATGACTATGTTGAAATTCTACAAATATCATATAGTCTAGCGAGATTTTTGGAATCTTATGGCTATAGGAAAGTATATTCAAATCTTAAAAATTCACCATTATTAGTGAGTTTGTATATAGCTAGTTGGATAGCTGATATAGATCTTTTTGTACCAATCAACCCAAGATTAGTCGATAACGAGCTAGCAGCAATAGTAGATGGTGATAGTTTGTTTATCACAGATAAAATATCTAATCTTGAAGTAAATAAATTATATATAGAAAATGCAACATGTTTTTTTGAGAGCCTTGAATATACACAAGATTATATAACTCATGCTAAAGCTCTTACAGCACATGTAAGCTCAGGGACAACAGGATTTTATCAAAAATATCTTCATAAAATTGATCAGATAATTAAATATGCTAATGATAGAATCGCTGATTTAGGTCTCAAACAAGATGATCATTTGCTAGTAGCATTATCGATAAATCATGCTTTTGCTTTTTCTTATCAAATTTTACCAGCATTAGCTATAGGATTAGATATAACAATAATCCGCGAGTTCGATGCTAAGTTAGTAGCACGGATTATTAACCAAAATAGTGTAACCGCTTTAGCATTGTTACCGATAATGTATCATTTTTTGTTAGAGCAAAATATTAACAAAAATCATAACCTACGCTACCTAAGTGTTGCTGGTGATGTCGCTAGTATAAGCTTAGTAACAGCTGTAAAAGATAAATTAGGCTTACCATTACTAAATGGTATAGGTATGACAGAAGTCTTTGGTTATGGTCAAAATATATCTGCTAATACAGTTAATAAAGTTAAAATATTCTCAGATACTGAAGTAAAAATACTTAAATTTGAAAATAGTAACTATGGTAAAATCTTCATCAAAAATAATATGCTACCTCTAAATATCGAAACTGAGTGGTTAGAAACTGGAGATATTGGTAGTTTTGATCACCAAAGCTATGAGCTTAGTTTTTATGGTCGCTATAAGGATATAATTATTAAAGGCGGCTCTAATATATCTCCGTTTGAATTAGAAACAGCAATTTTAAAAATACCAAATATTGATAATTGCATAGTTACTTCTAAAAAGGATAAAATATGGGGAGAAACTGTTTGGGCATATTTGGTAGCATCGCAACAATACTCATTAGAGTTTATAAATAACCAGCTAAGAAATTATATAGCTGAATACAAAAAATTAGATGGAATTATTTATATTGATGAAATCCCAATAACTACAACAGGTAAAACTAATAGAAAAAAAATAAAAGAAATGATTAATCATGAGTAA
- a CDS encoding dihydroneopterin aldolase, translated as MKQSLFLNDVKIYVSLGCSGEERAYKQMITLDLELEFSQNYRASDSDNLEETICYYTLRNNIQQFCDSISCNLIEYLAKQIYLFIQKNYSDITIKYLKINKKPPVSQIESACFIIRN; from the coding sequence ATGAAACAATCTTTATTTTTAAATGATGTTAAAATATATGTGAGTCTTGGTTGCTCAGGAGAAGAAAGAGCCTACAAACAAATGATAACTCTTGATCTAGAGCTAGAATTTAGCCAAAATTATAGAGCTAGTGATAGTGATAATCTTGAAGAAACTATTTGTTACTACACTCTAAGAAATAATATCCAACAATTTTGTGATAGTATCAGCTGTAATCTTATAGAGTATTTAGCTAAACAAATTTATCTATTTATTCAAAAAAACTATAGTGATATAACTATCAAATACTTGAAAATTAACAAAAAGCCCCCAGTTTCTCAAATAGAGTCAGCTTGTTTTATAATTAGGAACTAG
- the folE gene encoding GTP cyclohydrolase I FolE, translated as MMMKDKYCSKLGKSVQEHLIKLGLEQPREFNLDNDNKITIITKAYRQILDALGLYTDEFEKTPFRVARMFTQEIFNGLDYANFPACALYENEFNYTGVLTQKNITIMSFCEHHFVPFEGTAEVSFIPKNNNIIGLCRINSICDFFSRRPQIQERMTAQIFEALKFILSTEDVSVKIKAKHACVSLRGVNNQNSQTYTQMVGGVFAK; from the coding sequence TTGATGATGAAAGATAAATATTGCTCTAAATTAGGTAAAAGTGTCCAAGAACATCTCATCAAGTTAGGTTTAGAGCAACCTAGAGAATTTAACCTTGATAATGATAATAAAATAACCATAATCACCAAAGCATACCGACAAATCTTAGATGCTCTCGGCTTATACACAGATGAATTTGAAAAAACTCCATTTAGAGTAGCGAGGATGTTTACTCAAGAAATATTTAATGGACTTGATTATGCTAATTTCCCTGCTTGTGCTTTATACGAGAACGAGTTTAACTATACTGGTGTGCTAACTCAAAAAAATATAACTATAATGTCATTTTGTGAGCACCATTTTGTACCTTTTGAAGGTACTGCAGAAGTTTCTTTTATTCCTAAAAATAATAATATTATAGGGCTTTGTCGTATAAATAGCATTTGTGACTTTTTTTCCAGACGCCCACAAATACAAGAAAGAATGACCGCTCAAATATTTGAGGCCTTAAAATTCATTTTATCGACAGAAGATGTTAGTGTGAAAATTAAGGCAAAACATGCTTGTGTCTCACTTAGAGGGGTAAATAATCAAAATTCTCAAACATATACACAAATGGTTGGTGGAGTTTTTGCTAAATAA
- the folP gene encoding dihydropteroate synthase, protein MQYIIGIGTNIGFTIENIHLAITALESQQNIRIIRKASLYSSKAVLKEDAPKEWDIRFLNTAVKISSSLKPDELLVLLKDIELKIGRDLNAPAWSPRVIDLDILAAEDLILETDKLTIPHKELINRSFALAPLLELSKGWHHPKYVEWDLNIRLKELGEIVKLKQTLANTIRMGIVNLSNQSFSDGNFDDNQRKLNLDELIQSGAEIIDIGAESTKPDAKPISIEEEFNKLDEFLEYFKSQLANLIYKPLVSIDTRKLEVMQKILAKHHDIIWMINDVECNNIEQKAQLIAKYNKKYVIIHNLGITDRNQYLDKENAIDNVCDYIEQKKQILLKHGIAQQNIYFDIGFGFGKKSDTARYLLENIIEIKRRLELKALVGHSRKPSVLGLAKDSNLATLDRATRELSRKLEKLDIDIIRVHKI, encoded by the coding sequence GTGCAATATATTATAGGAATTGGAACAAATATTGGTTTTACTATCGAAAATATTCATCTTGCAATAACTGCACTAGAATCGCAACAAAATATAAGAATCATCAGAAAAGCAAGCTTATACAGTAGTAAAGCTGTCCTTAAAGAAGACGCTCCTAAAGAATGGGATATTAGATTTTTAAATACAGCTGTAAAAATTAGCTCTTCACTAAAGCCTGATGAACTTTTAGTACTCTTAAAAGACATAGAATTAAAAATAGGTAGAGACCTAAATGCTCCTGCATGGTCACCTCGAGTAATTGATTTAGATATTCTTGCTGCTGAAGATCTAATTTTAGAAACAGACAAACTTACTATTCCTCATAAAGAACTAATTAATCGTAGTTTTGCGTTGGCTCCTTTATTAGAATTATCAAAGGGTTGGCATCACCCTAAATATGTTGAATGGGATCTTAATATAAGATTAAAAGAATTAGGTGAGATAGTAAAACTTAAACAAACTCTTGCAAATACAATACGTATGGGTATAGTTAATCTGTCAAATCAATCTTTTTCAGATGGTAATTTTGATGATAATCAACGTAAATTAAACCTTGATGAGCTAATACAAAGTGGTGCTGAAATTATTGATATCGGAGCTGAATCGACTAAGCCTGATGCCAAGCCTATATCGATTGAAGAAGAATTTAACAAATTAGATGAATTCCTAGAATACTTTAAATCACAACTGGCAAATTTGATTTATAAACCATTAGTCAGTATTGACACACGCAAACTAGAGGTAATGCAAAAAATTCTCGCTAAGCATCATGATATTATCTGGATGATAAATGATGTTGAATGTAATAATATTGAGCAAAAAGCACAGCTTATAGCTAAATATAATAAAAAGTATGTTATAATTCATAATTTGGGTATTACAGATAGAAATCAATATTTAGATAAAGAAAATGCTATAGATAATGTTTGTGATTATATTGAGCAAAAAAAGCAAATTCTTCTAAAACATGGTATAGCACAACAAAATATTTATTTTGATATTGGCTTTGGTTTTGGTAAAAAATCAGATACCGCTAGATACTTATTAGAGAATATCATCGAGATAAAAAGAAGATTAGAATTAAAAGCATTAGTTGGTCACTCACGTAAGCCATCAGTTTTAGGATTAGCAAAAGATAGTAATTTAGCAACTTTAGATCGAGCTACAAGAGAGCTTTCAAGAAAATTAGAGAAACTAGATATTGATATTATAAGAGTACACAAGATTTAA
- the bioJ gene encoding pimeloyl-ACP methyl ester esterase BioJ, which yields MPYNPSLEALLDTPEIRRIKKLDLTQQREIFTSLSVEQLKRLPRPDILEEDIKLENNTILRHYQPKKSSNKAVLFIHGGGWCLGSINTYDHVCRYLCDQGNLNIFSLEYGLAPEQKYPAAVDHALYAYDWLYQNINKFKISAENIFVMGDSAGGNLVTIVCHERQENMPKAQILVYPAVDMYTKYDSNKKFDENKYHLTTEWCELFLKAYIGEDVMSEPKKLRHPTISPLFYKDTKQPDTLIVAATHDILIDGIYAYEEKLKQQGTYVETYYDDEMFHGFMGILGITPFENPKIALNKVIEFINKR from the coding sequence ATGCCATACAATCCATCATTAGAAGCATTATTAGACACTCCTGAAATAAGAAGAATTAAAAAGCTTGATTTAACACAACAGCGTGAAATTTTTACTAGTCTTTCGGTAGAACAGCTTAAGCGTTTACCGCGTCCTGATATTCTTGAAGAAGATATTAAGCTAGAAAATAATACCATACTAAGGCATTATCAACCTAAAAAATCCTCTAATAAAGCTGTACTTTTTATCCATGGTGGTGGATGGTGCTTAGGTTCGATAAATACTTATGATCATGTATGTAGGTACCTATGTGATCAAGGAAATTTAAATATCTTCTCGCTAGAATATGGTCTAGCACCTGAACAAAAATATCCAGCAGCTGTTGATCATGCTTTGTACGCTTACGATTGGCTATATCAAAATATCAATAAATTTAAAATTTCTGCTGAAAATATCTTTGTAATGGGTGATAGCGCTGGAGGTAATCTAGTGACTATAGTTTGTCATGAACGTCAAGAAAATATGCCAAAAGCACAAATTTTGGTCTACCCTGCTGTTGATATGTATACGAAATACGATAGTAATAAAAAATTTGATGAAAACAAATATCATTTAACTACAGAATGGTGTGAACTATTCCTCAAAGCGTATATAGGTGAAGATGTTATGTCAGAGCCTAAAAAACTTAGACATCCTACAATATCTCCACTTTTTTATAAAGATACAAAGCAGCCAGATACTCTAATTGTAGCAGCTACTCATGATATCCTAATAGATGGTATTTATGCTTATGAAGAAAAATTAAAACAGCAAGGAACTTATGTTGAAACTTACTACGATGATGAAATGTTTCATGGTTTCATGGGCATACTTGGTATAACTCCGTTTGAAAATCCTAAAATAGCTTTGAATAAGGTGATTGAGTTTATAAACAAAAGATAA
- a CDS encoding PaaI family thioesterase — MTPFFKTDKKSGEKSEELIKRFNDLPAFVATGGEIVFVSDDFLEVHLKFNLTENTKNYHGTGFGGAIYSSLDPIYPLQLCNILGDDYVVWDLSANIDYVRPITDHVYARFLLSQEIIAKIKQDVIDKNKSVVSLPVCYEDTDNNIYAEATKTIYIADREYFNSRKK; from the coding sequence ATGACTCCATTTTTTAAAACTGATAAAAAATCTGGCGAAAAATCAGAAGAACTTATTAAAAGATTTAATGACTTACCTGCTTTTGTTGCAACTGGTGGTGAGATAGTTTTTGTCTCAGATGATTTTCTTGAAGTACATCTGAAATTTAATCTGACAGAAAATACCAAAAACTATCATGGTACTGGATTTGGTGGTGCTATATATTCGTCTTTAGATCCAATTTACCCATTACAGTTATGTAATATCCTTGGTGATGATTATGTAGTTTGGGATTTATCAGCAAATATAGATTATGTTAGACCAATTACAGATCATGTTTATGCTAGATTTTTACTATCTCAAGAGATTATCGCAAAAATAAAACAAGATGTAATAGATAAAAATAAATCTGTAGTTAGCTTACCAGTCTGCTATGAAGATACTGATAATAATATTTATGCTGAAGCAACCAAAACTATATACATAGCTGATAGAGAATATTTTAATAGTCGTAAAAAATAA